From the Paenibacillus sp. MMS20-IR301 genome, the window AATGCAAAGTTTCAGGACTTTAGAAAAAATAACGTTTCCCCGGATTATCCCCCTGAAAATTGGAACATACTGGTGAGGTATAGAGGATTGCTTGATGAATAAAAGGAGGTGCTGAGCTATGTGGAAAAAAATCGTGTTAACGCTGGCCGGATTAAGTGGAGCCTGGTCCGGTTATTCGCTGTATCATGCCGCAGAAATAGGGTTCCCTGAAGGGATGGGGAAACTGGGAGATAGCTTGCCCGTGGAAGGAAGCATTTTGTTTGCGGTGCTGGGTGCCATTATTTTTTTGTTTGCGGGGACGTTATGCGCGGATTGGGCGGGTTCAAAACTGCGGGAGGCGGTCCAGTACTGTTCACGTATACCCATGAGCGAGCTGGCGGCAGGTGCGGCAGGGCTTACAGGTGGTCTGCTGCTGTCGCTGCTGATGGTTCCGGCCATGGCCTGGCTGGGCAAAGCCGGAGAACTGCTGCAGGTAGCCGCGACGCTGTCACTTGGTTATCTGGGTCTGCGGATCGGCCTGGAGAAGAAGGAGGAGCTGGCTTCACTCTGGACTACTGGACGCTGGGGGCGTGCTGCTGAACCGGAGGGGCGGGGTCCTGAGGAGCATAAGATCCTCGACACTAGTGTCATTATTGACGGACGGATTGCAGATATCTGCAAAACAGGTTTCATCGAAGGGACGATTGTCATTCCGGAGTTCGTGCTGGAGGAGCTGCAGCATATTGCAGATTCCTCTGATCTCCTGAAGCGTAACCGCGGACGCAGGGGGCTTGATATCCTTAACAAGATTCAGAAAGAGCTGGATGTCAAAGTGCTGATCTACGAAGGGGACTTCGAGGAGATTTCCGAGGTGGACAGCAAGCTGGTCAAGCTGGCCAAGGTGCTGCACGGCAAAGTGGTTACTAATGACTTCAACCTTAACAAGGTTTGTGAGCTTCAGGGTGTTTCCGTGCTGAACATCAATGATTTGGCCAATGCAGTCAAACCGGTGGTTCTGCCGGGTGAAGAAATTATTGTGCAGGTGATCAAGGACGGCAAAGAACATGGTCAAGGCGTCGCTTATCTGGATGACGGTACGATGATTGTAGTCGAAGGCGGCCGCGATTATATCGGCACCACGATGGAGGTTCTCGTGACCAGCGTGCTGCAGACCTCTGCGGGCCGGATGATTTTTGCCAAACCAAAGCTTCTGGAAAAAGCGCAATAAGCTGCAGCCTGACCGGGAGTGTTCTAAGCAGGCTTGGAAATGCCGGTCAAACACGTTATGATGGGGGTATACGTGAAGGACAGGAGCCGAAAGCATGTCAAACAGTGTAGGAGCCGTTATCGTCGCGGCAGGCAGAGGAACCCGCATGGGAACGGCAGAGAGCAAGCAATATTTGCTGCTGCAGGGTAAACCGATTATCGTACACACCCTGGAGGTTTTTCAGAAGCATGAGCTCATCTCCGAAATCGTGCTGGTCACCGGCGAAGAGGATGTAGAGCGCTGCCGGCAGTGGGTACAGGCCTTTAAGCTGGACAAGGTATCCATGGTTATCCCGGGAGGGTCTGAACGCCAGCATTCGGTACGCCGGGGACTGGGAGAGCTTACGGCCGACTGGGTAATGGTACATGACGGTGTTAGGCCCTTTGTACAGGACAGTGAGATTGAGGCCTGTTATGAAGCGGCCCGGTCTACCGGAGCTGCGGTGCTTGCCGTGCCGGTTAAGGATACGATCAAGCAGGTGGACAATGCGGGCAAAGTGTTGTCTACGCCGGACCGGCGAAGTCTGTGGGCGATTCAGACCCCGCAGACTTTTCGTTTGTCTGATTTGCTAGCGGCCTACCATGAAGCGGAGCGAGACGGCTTCCTCGGCACAGACGACTCCAGTCTGGCGGAACGCAGCGGCATTCCCGTTTCTGTAGTTGAAGGAAGCTACAGGAATATTAAGATCACGACACCGGAGGATCTGGAGTTTGCTGAATTCACAGTAAGAAGCAGGGGAGAGGAATAAACATGATTGCTGTAGGACAAGGATTTGATGTGCATCAGCTGGTGGAAGGAAGGCCGTGTATTATTGGCGGGGTGACGATTCCTTATGAGAAAGGGCTGCTGGGACATTCTGATGCGGATGTACTGCTGCATGCAATAAGTGATGCCATACTGGGGGCGCTGGGCCTTGGGGATATCGGCAGGCATTTTCCGGATACGGATCCTGCCTTCAAGGATGCTGACAGCCTCAAGCTGCTGGAGCATGTATGGGCGCTCGCCCGTGAGCGGGGATACCGGCTGGGGAATATTGATTCGACTATTATTGCCCAGAAGCCGAAGATGGCACCGTATATTCCGCAGATGGCCGAAATCATTGCCCGTGCGCTTGAAGCAGACCTCTCAAAGGTGAATGTAAAAGCGACAACCACGGAGCAGCTCGGGTTCACCGGGCGCGGAGAAGGAATTGCTGCACAATCTATTGTCTGTCTGCTTCAAGATGTGATATCATCTTGAGATGGCTTTAGTAGTCAGACCCCAATTTTAACCATTATGAAGCGGAGGGAAACCCATGGCTGATCAAGTCCGGGTGCGTTACGCACCAAGCCCTACGGGACATTTACATATCGGAAATGCCAGAACGGCATTGTTTAACTATCTGTTTGCCCGCAATCTGGGCGGCAAATTCATTATCCGGATCGAGGATACGGATCTTAAGCGCAATATTGCCGAAGGTGAAGAAAGCCAGCTGAAATACTTGAAATGGCTGGGAATGGACTGGGATGAAAGTGTGGATGTAGGCGGCGAATACGGCCCTTACCGCCAGACGGAGCGTCTGGATCTGTACCGTGTCTACTGGCAGGATCTGCTGGACCGCGGACTTGCTTACCGCTGCTACTGTACGGAAGAGGAGCTGGAGGCTGAGCGTGAGGAGCAGACTGCGCGCGGCGAAACCCCGCGTTATTCCGGCAGACACCGTAACCTGACGGAAGAGCAGCGTCTTGCCTATGAAGCCGAAGGCCGCATCGCCAGCATCCGGTTCCTGGTTCCGGAAGACCGTACTTATACCTTCAATGATATTGTAAAAGGCAGCATTTCTTTCAATACCAAAGAAATGGGCGATTTCGTCATCGTGAAGAAGGACGGAATTCCGACATACAACTTCGCTGTAGCTGTAGATGATCACCTGATGGCGATTTCCCACGTGCTGCGCGGAGAGGATCATATCTCCAATACGCCGCGCCAGCTTATGATCTATGAAGCACTGGGCTGGGAAGCGCCGCTGTTCGGCCACATGACGCTGATTGTCGGGGATGACCACAAGAAGCTGAGCAAGCGGAATGAATCCATCATTCAGTTCATTGAACAGTATGATCAGCTGGGCTACCTGCCGGAAGCCCTCTTCAACTTCATTGCCCTGCTCGGCTGGTCACCGGAAGGTGAAGAGGAAATCTTCACACAGGAGCAGCTAATCTCGATCTTCAGTGCGGACCGTCTGTCGAAAAGCCCGGCCGTATTCGATACAAACAAGCTGGCGCATCTGAACAATCATTACATCAAGCATGCCGATCCTAAGCGGATTGCGGCGCTTGCTATCCCGCATCTGCAGAAGGCAGGACGCTTGCCTGAGGTATTGGATGAGCAGAAGCAGGCCTGGGCGGAAAGCCTGGTTGCCCTGTATCAGGAGCAAATGGTGTCCGCTTCGGATATTGTAGGCCTCTCCGAGCTGTTCTTCCGCAGCCACCTGGAGCTGGAGACTGAAGCGGCGCAGATTCTTGCCGAAGCCCAGGTTCCGGAAGTGCT encodes:
- a CDS encoding PIN/TRAM domain-containing protein is translated as MWKKIVLTLAGLSGAWSGYSLYHAAEIGFPEGMGKLGDSLPVEGSILFAVLGAIIFLFAGTLCADWAGSKLREAVQYCSRIPMSELAAGAAGLTGGLLLSLLMVPAMAWLGKAGELLQVAATLSLGYLGLRIGLEKKEELASLWTTGRWGRAAEPEGRGPEEHKILDTSVIIDGRIADICKTGFIEGTIVIPEFVLEELQHIADSSDLLKRNRGRRGLDILNKIQKELDVKVLIYEGDFEEISEVDSKLVKLAKVLHGKVVTNDFNLNKVCELQGVSVLNINDLANAVKPVVLPGEEIIVQVIKDGKEHGQGVAYLDDGTMIVVEGGRDYIGTTMEVLVTSVLQTSAGRMIFAKPKLLEKAQ
- the ispD gene encoding 2-C-methyl-D-erythritol 4-phosphate cytidylyltransferase; protein product: MSNSVGAVIVAAGRGTRMGTAESKQYLLLQGKPIIVHTLEVFQKHELISEIVLVTGEEDVERCRQWVQAFKLDKVSMVIPGGSERQHSVRRGLGELTADWVMVHDGVRPFVQDSEIEACYEAARSTGAAVLAVPVKDTIKQVDNAGKVLSTPDRRSLWAIQTPQTFRLSDLLAAYHEAERDGFLGTDDSSLAERSGIPVSVVEGSYRNIKITTPEDLEFAEFTVRSRGEE
- the ispF gene encoding 2-C-methyl-D-erythritol 2,4-cyclodiphosphate synthase; the protein is MIAVGQGFDVHQLVEGRPCIIGGVTIPYEKGLLGHSDADVLLHAISDAILGALGLGDIGRHFPDTDPAFKDADSLKLLEHVWALARERGYRLGNIDSTIIAQKPKMAPYIPQMAEIIARALEADLSKVNVKATTTEQLGFTGRGEGIAAQSIVCLLQDVISS
- the gltX gene encoding glutamate--tRNA ligase → MADQVRVRYAPSPTGHLHIGNARTALFNYLFARNLGGKFIIRIEDTDLKRNIAEGEESQLKYLKWLGMDWDESVDVGGEYGPYRQTERLDLYRVYWQDLLDRGLAYRCYCTEEELEAEREEQTARGETPRYSGRHRNLTEEQRLAYEAEGRIASIRFLVPEDRTYTFNDIVKGSISFNTKEMGDFVIVKKDGIPTYNFAVAVDDHLMAISHVLRGEDHISNTPRQLMIYEALGWEAPLFGHMTLIVGDDHKKLSKRNESIIQFIEQYDQLGYLPEALFNFIALLGWSPEGEEEIFTQEQLISIFSADRLSKSPAVFDTNKLAHLNNHYIKHADPKRIAALAIPHLQKAGRLPEVLDEQKQAWAESLVALYQEQMVSASDIVGLSELFFRSHLELETEAAQILAEAQVPEVLSAFLAKVEAAEDFSAGNMAVLIKEVQKETGHKGKALFMPIRVALTGQMHGRDLNATIALLGRNQVIERLKSQIKGV